A stretch of Mercenaria mercenaria strain notata unplaced genomic scaffold, MADL_Memer_1 contig_4729, whole genome shotgun sequence DNA encodes these proteins:
- the LOC128554115 gene encoding von Willebrand factor D and EGF domain-containing protein-like, producing the protein RQTDESELITEEMARTYCTNNVTTETIEKNQHLLGGFNITQAIDECTWDVHTGQDLGWIATHKQAADSAIEIGYKRDANYTLSHTEELKEFKMQLCPFNCNGNGVCQENGTCTCDSLYFGPDCGTNKSNGPTIEDIEGGGFCDQRYGSECRCFSVQTEALAESFQCKMVRQKKLLNGDTLIIGSDSTDGRYRNLYNGECCFANGRRKRSSDTETGVLHYLYDISISNNGMNFGPVTIVYVYDSLCLNTNTDNDGNVQFTVKADTCLIDGYCYEQNDVNISSVCFKCDPSNSQYNWTQGCTSSPNDEEVSLTASTIAGIVVGVFVGIMIVTTIVFIGVKKGCKKGYIRHFNR; encoded by the exons CGACAAACAGATGAGTCAGAACTTATAACAGAAGAAATGGCAAGAACCTATTGTACTAACAATGTTACAACAGAAACAATTGAAAAGAATCAACACCTGCTTGGTGGATTTAATATTACACAGGCAATTGACGAATGCACATGGGATGTACAC ACTGGGCAAGATCTCGGATGGATTGCTACACACAAACAGGCAGCAGATTCCGCTATTGAAATTGGTTACAAAAGAGATGCAAATTACACACTTTCCCACACTGAGGAATTAAAGGAGTTCAAAATGCAGTTGTGTCCTTTCAATTGCAACGGGAACGGTGTTTGTCAGGAAAATG GTACATGTACGTGTGACAGTTTATATTTTGGTCCTGATTGTGGAACTAATAAATCTAATGGACCAACCATAGAAGATATTGAAGGAGGCGGATTCTGTGATCAGCGTTATGGGAGTGAATGTAGATGTTTTTCTGTACAGACAGAAGCGCTGGCGGAGTCCTTTCAATGCAAGATGGTTAGGCAAAAG AAATTGTTGAATGGGGATACGCTAATAATTGGATCGGATTCAACAGATGGCAGATATCGAAATCTTTACAATGGCGAATGCTGTTTTGCTAATGGAAGACGAAAGCGCTCCAGTGACACAGAAACAGGTGTACTGCATTACTTGTATGACATATCAATCAGTAACAATGGCATGAACTTCGGCCCAGTCACGATTGTTTACGTTTATGATTCGTTGTGCCTGAATACAAATACAGACAATGATGGGAACGTGCAATTTACAGTTAAG GCTGACACTTGCCTAATAGATGGTTACTGCTACGAACAAAATGACGTGAATATAAGTAGCGTTTGCTTCAAGTGTGATCCCAGTAATTCTCAATACAACTGGACTCAAG GCTGCACGTCATCCCCAAATGACGAGGAAGTGAGCCTAACTGCTTCTACTATAGCTGGTATTGTTGTTGGAGTGTTTGTTGGAATAATGATTGTAACAACGATAGTGTTCATTGGTGTCAAAAAAGGATGCAAAAAAGGGTACATTCGTCACTTTAATCGATAA